In Malus sylvestris chromosome 15, drMalSylv7.2, whole genome shotgun sequence, a single genomic region encodes these proteins:
- the LOC126604098 gene encoding PX domain-containing protein EREL1 isoform X5 yields the protein MTKLLSDIDISRSVAVASFLELESAARSSFQDASQNTSDASSLQSPSYSTLPAIVGSSSITPDYGSDTAYETSELGTPRLGRNDSSDIGLEDLVLDEDLTSPIEKLVKYGMTNIDEGLFMGHTILEELEGLPKHKVNARHVNNVVGKDTYNGNASKSSILARNGMELFSEPERSKVFNHARKLSNESVGSDASSLRGSEMSNSGVPNSSGDGSLDHLGGAEVSSIMEMLGNTELQPSGGTQIVLPLDPRNKLNRVLLTMQRRLVTAKTDMEDLISRLNQEIAVKDYLATKVKDLEVELETTRQKSKENLQQAILTERERFTKMQWDMEELRRKSLEMELKLKSEQDKKSCAESTKDSSGREKEILPQELDPYKEQLENLSKQYEELEAKSKADIKVLVKEVKSLRNSQAGLKHELSKSQTEKSEAEKLRQQEKQMSKLAETARKKLLHECNVLHQQLQECNINFPVDDSSILPEASELLDASDNRISLLLSEAQLLAQDSVATSEVDNLDDDTRTTDNELRKILAEIFSENARLRKQVNCLIRRAHKTDVQSMKDEVPEDELH from the exons ATGACAAAGCTGCTATCGGATATTGATATATCAAGAAGCGTTGCAGTGGCGTCCTTTCTTGAACTAGAGTCTGCAGCTAGGTCTT CGTTCCAAGATGCAAGCCAAAACACTTCAGACGCGAGTTCGCTTCAATCACCTTCTTATTCTACCTTACCTGCCATTGTAGGGAGTTCATCAATCACACCAGATTACGGAAGTGATACTGCTTATGAGACATCTGAGCTAGGAACACCAAGGCTAGGAAGGAATGACAGTTCTGACATTGGTCTCGAAGATCTGGTATTGGATGAAGATTTAACAAGCCCAATAGAAAAGCTTGTGAAGTATGGCATGACCAATATTGATGAGGGACTATTCATGGGACACACAATACTAGAGGAGTTGGAAGGCCTTCCTAAGCATAAAGTGAATGCTAGACATGTCAATAATGTTGTAGGGAAGGATACATATAATGGAAATGCTTCTAAATCTTCAATTCTAGCTCGTAATGGAATGGAACTTTTCTCTGAGCCAGAGCGTAGTAAAGTATTCAACCATGCTCGCAAGCTCTCAAATGAAAGTGTGGGAAGTGATGCCAGTTCTCTAAGAGGTAGTGAAATGTCCAACTCTGGTGTTCCAAACTCATCTGGTGATGGATCTCTTGACCATCTTGGAGGTGCTGAGGTTTCAAGCATTATGGAAATGCTGGGCAACACAGAGTTACAACCTTCAGGTGGCACTCAAATAGTTCTCCCATTAGATCCGCGAAACAAATTGAACAGGGTTCTCTTGACCATGCAGCGAAGACTAGTCACAGCAAAAACAGACATGGAAGATCTTATATCTAGACTCAATCAAGAAATAGCAGTGAAAGATTACCTTGCAACAAAG GTCAAGGATTTGgaagttgaacttgaaactACTAGACAGAAGAGTAAAGAGAACCTGCAGCAAGCTATTTTAACTGAGAGGGAAAGGTTTACCAAAATGCAGTGGGACATGGAGGAACTCCGGCGGAAGTCATTGGAGATGGAGTTGAAGTTGAAGTCGGAACAG GACAAGAAGTCATGTGCAGAGTCAACAAAAGATTCATCTGGTCGAGAGAAAGAGATATTGCCGCAGGAGTTGGATCCTTACAAGGAGCAGCTTGAGAATTTATCAAAGCAATATGAAGAGCTAGAAGCAAAATCTAAAGCAGATATTAAAGTTCTTGTTAAAGAAGTTAAATCCTTGCGCAATTCTCAAGCAGGACTGAAGCATGAACTTAGTAAATCACAGACGGAGAAATCTGAAGCTGAG aAGCTCCGCCAACAGGAAAAACAAATGAGCAAGCTTGCAGAGACTGCTAGAAAAAAATTGTTGCATGAATGCAACGTTCTTCATCAGCAGCTTCAAGAATGCAATATCAATTTTCCTGTTGATGATTCTTCAATTCTACCAGAGGCTTCAGAATTGTTGGATGCTTCAGACAACCGTATCAGTCTCTTACTTTCAGAG GCACAACTCTTAGCTCAAGACAGTGTAGCTACTAGTGAAGTTGACAACCTCGATGATGATACGAGGACAACAGACAATGAGTTAAGGAAGATTCTGGCAGAAATTTTTTCAGAAAATGCTAGATTACGGAAACAGGTGAACTGTCTCATACGTCGTGCTCACAAAACGGATGTCCAATCTATGAAAGACGAAGTCCCTGAAGACGAACTTCACTGA
- the LOC126604098 gene encoding PX domain-containing protein EREL1 isoform X2: MELLCHYSFVGCPSKVKKFRSRSGTQIERLSSVYLFPGVEVGVQSPEGITTTNGVLRRFNDFLKLFSDLKKAFPKKNLPPTPPKGLLRMKSRELLEERRCSLEAWMTKLLSDIDISRSVAVASFLELESAARSSFQDASQNTSDASSLQSPSYSTLPAIVGSSSITPDYGSDTAYETSELGTPRLGRNDSSDIGLEDLVLDEDLTSPIEKLVKYGMTNIDEGLFMGHTILEELEGLPKHKVNARHVNNVVGKDTYNGNASKSSILARNGMELFSEPERSKVFNHARKLSNESVGSDASSLRGSEMSNSGVPNSSGDGSLDHLGGAEVSSIMEMLGNTELQPSGGTQIVLPLDPRNKLNRVLLTMQRRLVTAKTDMEDLISRLNQEIAVKDYLATKVKDLEVELETTRQKSKENLQQAILTERERFTKMQWDMEELRRKSLEMELKLKSEQDKKSCAESTKDSSGREKEILPQELDPYKEQLENLSKQYEELEAKSKADIKVLVKEVKSLRNSQAGLKHELSKSQTEKSEAEKLRQQEKQMSKLAETARKKLLHECNVLHQQLQECNINFPVDDSSILPEASELLDASDNRISLLLSEAQLLAQDSVATSEVDNLDDDTRTTDNELRKILAEIFSENARLRKQVNCLIRRAHKTDVQSMKDEVPEDELH, encoded by the exons ATGGAGTTATTGTGTCACTATTCCTTCGTGGGTTGTCCTTCCAAAGTCAAGAAATTCCGATCCCGTAGTGGTACTCAAATTGAACGACTCTCCAGTGTTTATCTATTCCCTGG GGTTGAGGTTGGTGTACAATCACCAGAAGGTATTACAACTACAAATGGAGTGTTAAGAAGATTTAATGATTTTCTGAAGTTATTTAGTGAT CTTAAAAAGGCATTTCCCAAGAAAAATCTCCCACCAACTCCACCCAAGGGACTTTTGCGGATGAAGAGCCGGGAACTGTTGGAAGAG AGAAGGTGTTCGTTGGAGGCTTGGATGACAAAGCTGCTATCGGATATTGATATATCAAGAAGCGTTGCAGTGGCGTCCTTTCTTGAACTAGAGTCTGCAGCTAGGTCTT CGTTCCAAGATGCAAGCCAAAACACTTCAGACGCGAGTTCGCTTCAATCACCTTCTTATTCTACCTTACCTGCCATTGTAGGGAGTTCATCAATCACACCAGATTACGGAAGTGATACTGCTTATGAGACATCTGAGCTAGGAACACCAAGGCTAGGAAGGAATGACAGTTCTGACATTGGTCTCGAAGATCTGGTATTGGATGAAGATTTAACAAGCCCAATAGAAAAGCTTGTGAAGTATGGCATGACCAATATTGATGAGGGACTATTCATGGGACACACAATACTAGAGGAGTTGGAAGGCCTTCCTAAGCATAAAGTGAATGCTAGACATGTCAATAATGTTGTAGGGAAGGATACATATAATGGAAATGCTTCTAAATCTTCAATTCTAGCTCGTAATGGAATGGAACTTTTCTCTGAGCCAGAGCGTAGTAAAGTATTCAACCATGCTCGCAAGCTCTCAAATGAAAGTGTGGGAAGTGATGCCAGTTCTCTAAGAGGTAGTGAAATGTCCAACTCTGGTGTTCCAAACTCATCTGGTGATGGATCTCTTGACCATCTTGGAGGTGCTGAGGTTTCAAGCATTATGGAAATGCTGGGCAACACAGAGTTACAACCTTCAGGTGGCACTCAAATAGTTCTCCCATTAGATCCGCGAAACAAATTGAACAGGGTTCTCTTGACCATGCAGCGAAGACTAGTCACAGCAAAAACAGACATGGAAGATCTTATATCTAGACTCAATCAAGAAATAGCAGTGAAAGATTACCTTGCAACAAAG GTCAAGGATTTGgaagttgaacttgaaactACTAGACAGAAGAGTAAAGAGAACCTGCAGCAAGCTATTTTAACTGAGAGGGAAAGGTTTACCAAAATGCAGTGGGACATGGAGGAACTCCGGCGGAAGTCATTGGAGATGGAGTTGAAGTTGAAGTCGGAACAG GACAAGAAGTCATGTGCAGAGTCAACAAAAGATTCATCTGGTCGAGAGAAAGAGATATTGCCGCAGGAGTTGGATCCTTACAAGGAGCAGCTTGAGAATTTATCAAAGCAATATGAAGAGCTAGAAGCAAAATCTAAAGCAGATATTAAAGTTCTTGTTAAAGAAGTTAAATCCTTGCGCAATTCTCAAGCAGGACTGAAGCATGAACTTAGTAAATCACAGACGGAGAAATCTGAAGCTGAG aAGCTCCGCCAACAGGAAAAACAAATGAGCAAGCTTGCAGAGACTGCTAGAAAAAAATTGTTGCATGAATGCAACGTTCTTCATCAGCAGCTTCAAGAATGCAATATCAATTTTCCTGTTGATGATTCTTCAATTCTACCAGAGGCTTCAGAATTGTTGGATGCTTCAGACAACCGTATCAGTCTCTTACTTTCAGAG GCACAACTCTTAGCTCAAGACAGTGTAGCTACTAGTGAAGTTGACAACCTCGATGATGATACGAGGACAACAGACAATGAGTTAAGGAAGATTCTGGCAGAAATTTTTTCAGAAAATGCTAGATTACGGAAACAGGTGAACTGTCTCATACGTCGTGCTCACAAAACGGATGTCCAATCTATGAAAGACGAAGTCCCTGAAGACGAACTTCACTGA
- the LOC126604098 gene encoding PX domain-containing protein EREL1 isoform X3, translating to MQRRSPPRHRHDGTSPLPLGMDWSPAPRKWNGRDTVWPHDPRTGWSYCVTIPSWVVLPKSRNSDPVVLKKAFPKKNLPPTPPKGLLRMKSRELLEERRCSLEAWMTKLLSDIDISRSVAVASFLELESAARSSFQDASQNTSDASSLQSPSYSTLPAIVGSSSITPDYGSDTAYETSELGTPRLGRNDSSDIGLEDLVLDEDLTSPIEKLVKYGMTNIDEGLFMGHTILEELEGLPKHKVNARHVNNVVGKDTYNGNASKSSILARNGMELFSEPERSKVFNHARKLSNESVGSDASSLRGSEMSNSGVPNSSGDGSLDHLGGAEVSSIMEMLGNTELQPSGGTQIVLPLDPRNKLNRVLLTMQRRLVTAKTDMEDLISRLNQEIAVKDYLATKVKDLEVELETTRQKSKENLQQAILTERERFTKMQWDMEELRRKSLEMELKLKSEQDKKSCAESTKDSSGREKEILPQELDPYKEQLENLSKQYEELEAKSKADIKVLVKEVKSLRNSQAGLKHELSKSQTEKSEAEKLRQQEKQMSKLAETARKKLLHECNVLHQQLQECNINFPVDDSSILPEASELLDASDNRISLLLSEAQLLAQDSVATSEVDNLDDDTRTTDNELRKILAEIFSENARLRKQVNCLIRRAHKTDVQSMKDEVPEDELH from the exons ATGCAGAGACGGAGTCCTCCGAGGCACAGACACGATGGGACTTCGCCGCTGCCGCTTGGGATGGATTGGAGTCCTGCTCCTCGGAAATGG AATGGACGGGACACAGTTTGGCCACATGATCCTCGCACAGGATGGAGTTATTGTGTCACTATTCCTTCGTGGGTTGTCCTTCCAAAGTCAAGAAATTCCGATCCCGTAGTG CTTAAAAAGGCATTTCCCAAGAAAAATCTCCCACCAACTCCACCCAAGGGACTTTTGCGGATGAAGAGCCGGGAACTGTTGGAAGAG AGAAGGTGTTCGTTGGAGGCTTGGATGACAAAGCTGCTATCGGATATTGATATATCAAGAAGCGTTGCAGTGGCGTCCTTTCTTGAACTAGAGTCTGCAGCTAGGTCTT CGTTCCAAGATGCAAGCCAAAACACTTCAGACGCGAGTTCGCTTCAATCACCTTCTTATTCTACCTTACCTGCCATTGTAGGGAGTTCATCAATCACACCAGATTACGGAAGTGATACTGCTTATGAGACATCTGAGCTAGGAACACCAAGGCTAGGAAGGAATGACAGTTCTGACATTGGTCTCGAAGATCTGGTATTGGATGAAGATTTAACAAGCCCAATAGAAAAGCTTGTGAAGTATGGCATGACCAATATTGATGAGGGACTATTCATGGGACACACAATACTAGAGGAGTTGGAAGGCCTTCCTAAGCATAAAGTGAATGCTAGACATGTCAATAATGTTGTAGGGAAGGATACATATAATGGAAATGCTTCTAAATCTTCAATTCTAGCTCGTAATGGAATGGAACTTTTCTCTGAGCCAGAGCGTAGTAAAGTATTCAACCATGCTCGCAAGCTCTCAAATGAAAGTGTGGGAAGTGATGCCAGTTCTCTAAGAGGTAGTGAAATGTCCAACTCTGGTGTTCCAAACTCATCTGGTGATGGATCTCTTGACCATCTTGGAGGTGCTGAGGTTTCAAGCATTATGGAAATGCTGGGCAACACAGAGTTACAACCTTCAGGTGGCACTCAAATAGTTCTCCCATTAGATCCGCGAAACAAATTGAACAGGGTTCTCTTGACCATGCAGCGAAGACTAGTCACAGCAAAAACAGACATGGAAGATCTTATATCTAGACTCAATCAAGAAATAGCAGTGAAAGATTACCTTGCAACAAAG GTCAAGGATTTGgaagttgaacttgaaactACTAGACAGAAGAGTAAAGAGAACCTGCAGCAAGCTATTTTAACTGAGAGGGAAAGGTTTACCAAAATGCAGTGGGACATGGAGGAACTCCGGCGGAAGTCATTGGAGATGGAGTTGAAGTTGAAGTCGGAACAG GACAAGAAGTCATGTGCAGAGTCAACAAAAGATTCATCTGGTCGAGAGAAAGAGATATTGCCGCAGGAGTTGGATCCTTACAAGGAGCAGCTTGAGAATTTATCAAAGCAATATGAAGAGCTAGAAGCAAAATCTAAAGCAGATATTAAAGTTCTTGTTAAAGAAGTTAAATCCTTGCGCAATTCTCAAGCAGGACTGAAGCATGAACTTAGTAAATCACAGACGGAGAAATCTGAAGCTGAG aAGCTCCGCCAACAGGAAAAACAAATGAGCAAGCTTGCAGAGACTGCTAGAAAAAAATTGTTGCATGAATGCAACGTTCTTCATCAGCAGCTTCAAGAATGCAATATCAATTTTCCTGTTGATGATTCTTCAATTCTACCAGAGGCTTCAGAATTGTTGGATGCTTCAGACAACCGTATCAGTCTCTTACTTTCAGAG GCACAACTCTTAGCTCAAGACAGTGTAGCTACTAGTGAAGTTGACAACCTCGATGATGATACGAGGACAACAGACAATGAGTTAAGGAAGATTCTGGCAGAAATTTTTTCAGAAAATGCTAGATTACGGAAACAGGTGAACTGTCTCATACGTCGTGCTCACAAAACGGATGTCCAATCTATGAAAGACGAAGTCCCTGAAGACGAACTTCACTGA
- the LOC126604098 gene encoding PX domain-containing protein EREL1 isoform X4 — protein sequence MKSRELLEERRCSLEAWMTKLLSDIDISRSVAVASFLELESAARSSFQDASQNTSDASSLQSPSYSTLPAIVGSSSITPDYGSDTAYETSELGTPRLGRNDSSDIGLEDLVLDEDLTSPIEKLVKYGMTNIDEGLFMGHTILEELEGLPKHKVNARHVNNVVGKDTYNGNASKSSILARNGMELFSEPERSKVFNHARKLSNESVGSDASSLRGSEMSNSGVPNSSGDGSLDHLGGAEVSSIMEMLGNTELQPSGGTQIVLPLDPRNKLNRVLLTMQRRLVTAKTDMEDLISRLNQEIAVKDYLATKVKDLEVELETTRQKSKENLQQAILTERERFTKMQWDMEELRRKSLEMELKLKSEQDKKSCAESTKDSSGREKEILPQELDPYKEQLENLSKQYEELEAKSKADIKVLVKEVKSLRNSQAGLKHELSKSQTEKSEAEKLRQQEKQMSKLAETARKKLLHECNVLHQQLQECNINFPVDDSSILPEASELLDASDNRISLLLSEAQLLAQDSVATSEVDNLDDDTRTTDNELRKILAEIFSENARLRKQVNCLIRRAHKTDVQSMKDEVPEDELH from the exons ATGAAGAGCCGGGAACTGTTGGAAGAG AGAAGGTGTTCGTTGGAGGCTTGGATGACAAAGCTGCTATCGGATATTGATATATCAAGAAGCGTTGCAGTGGCGTCCTTTCTTGAACTAGAGTCTGCAGCTAGGTCTT CGTTCCAAGATGCAAGCCAAAACACTTCAGACGCGAGTTCGCTTCAATCACCTTCTTATTCTACCTTACCTGCCATTGTAGGGAGTTCATCAATCACACCAGATTACGGAAGTGATACTGCTTATGAGACATCTGAGCTAGGAACACCAAGGCTAGGAAGGAATGACAGTTCTGACATTGGTCTCGAAGATCTGGTATTGGATGAAGATTTAACAAGCCCAATAGAAAAGCTTGTGAAGTATGGCATGACCAATATTGATGAGGGACTATTCATGGGACACACAATACTAGAGGAGTTGGAAGGCCTTCCTAAGCATAAAGTGAATGCTAGACATGTCAATAATGTTGTAGGGAAGGATACATATAATGGAAATGCTTCTAAATCTTCAATTCTAGCTCGTAATGGAATGGAACTTTTCTCTGAGCCAGAGCGTAGTAAAGTATTCAACCATGCTCGCAAGCTCTCAAATGAAAGTGTGGGAAGTGATGCCAGTTCTCTAAGAGGTAGTGAAATGTCCAACTCTGGTGTTCCAAACTCATCTGGTGATGGATCTCTTGACCATCTTGGAGGTGCTGAGGTTTCAAGCATTATGGAAATGCTGGGCAACACAGAGTTACAACCTTCAGGTGGCACTCAAATAGTTCTCCCATTAGATCCGCGAAACAAATTGAACAGGGTTCTCTTGACCATGCAGCGAAGACTAGTCACAGCAAAAACAGACATGGAAGATCTTATATCTAGACTCAATCAAGAAATAGCAGTGAAAGATTACCTTGCAACAAAG GTCAAGGATTTGgaagttgaacttgaaactACTAGACAGAAGAGTAAAGAGAACCTGCAGCAAGCTATTTTAACTGAGAGGGAAAGGTTTACCAAAATGCAGTGGGACATGGAGGAACTCCGGCGGAAGTCATTGGAGATGGAGTTGAAGTTGAAGTCGGAACAG GACAAGAAGTCATGTGCAGAGTCAACAAAAGATTCATCTGGTCGAGAGAAAGAGATATTGCCGCAGGAGTTGGATCCTTACAAGGAGCAGCTTGAGAATTTATCAAAGCAATATGAAGAGCTAGAAGCAAAATCTAAAGCAGATATTAAAGTTCTTGTTAAAGAAGTTAAATCCTTGCGCAATTCTCAAGCAGGACTGAAGCATGAACTTAGTAAATCACAGACGGAGAAATCTGAAGCTGAG aAGCTCCGCCAACAGGAAAAACAAATGAGCAAGCTTGCAGAGACTGCTAGAAAAAAATTGTTGCATGAATGCAACGTTCTTCATCAGCAGCTTCAAGAATGCAATATCAATTTTCCTGTTGATGATTCTTCAATTCTACCAGAGGCTTCAGAATTGTTGGATGCTTCAGACAACCGTATCAGTCTCTTACTTTCAGAG GCACAACTCTTAGCTCAAGACAGTGTAGCTACTAGTGAAGTTGACAACCTCGATGATGATACGAGGACAACAGACAATGAGTTAAGGAAGATTCTGGCAGAAATTTTTTCAGAAAATGCTAGATTACGGAAACAGGTGAACTGTCTCATACGTCGTGCTCACAAAACGGATGTCCAATCTATGAAAGACGAAGTCCCTGAAGACGAACTTCACTGA
- the LOC126604098 gene encoding PX domain-containing protein EREL1 isoform X1 — protein MQRRSPPRHRHDGTSPLPLGMDWSPAPRKWNGRDTVWPHDPRTGWSYCVTIPSWVVLPKSRNSDPVVFYRVEVGVQSPEGITTTNGVLRRFNDFLKLFSDLKKAFPKKNLPPTPPKGLLRMKSRELLEERRCSLEAWMTKLLSDIDISRSVAVASFLELESAARSSFQDASQNTSDASSLQSPSYSTLPAIVGSSSITPDYGSDTAYETSELGTPRLGRNDSSDIGLEDLVLDEDLTSPIEKLVKYGMTNIDEGLFMGHTILEELEGLPKHKVNARHVNNVVGKDTYNGNASKSSILARNGMELFSEPERSKVFNHARKLSNESVGSDASSLRGSEMSNSGVPNSSGDGSLDHLGGAEVSSIMEMLGNTELQPSGGTQIVLPLDPRNKLNRVLLTMQRRLVTAKTDMEDLISRLNQEIAVKDYLATKVKDLEVELETTRQKSKENLQQAILTERERFTKMQWDMEELRRKSLEMELKLKSEQDKKSCAESTKDSSGREKEILPQELDPYKEQLENLSKQYEELEAKSKADIKVLVKEVKSLRNSQAGLKHELSKSQTEKSEAEKLRQQEKQMSKLAETARKKLLHECNVLHQQLQECNINFPVDDSSILPEASELLDASDNRISLLLSEAQLLAQDSVATSEVDNLDDDTRTTDNELRKILAEIFSENARLRKQVNCLIRRAHKTDVQSMKDEVPEDELH, from the exons ATGCAGAGACGGAGTCCTCCGAGGCACAGACACGATGGGACTTCGCCGCTGCCGCTTGGGATGGATTGGAGTCCTGCTCCTCGGAAATGG AATGGACGGGACACAGTTTGGCCACATGATCCTCGCACAGGATGGAGTTATTGTGTCACTATTCCTTCGTGGGTTGTCCTTCCAAAGTCAAGAAATTCCGATCCCGTAGTG TTCTACAGGGTTGAGGTTGGTGTACAATCACCAGAAGGTATTACAACTACAAATGGAGTGTTAAGAAGATTTAATGATTTTCTGAAGTTATTTAGTGAT CTTAAAAAGGCATTTCCCAAGAAAAATCTCCCACCAACTCCACCCAAGGGACTTTTGCGGATGAAGAGCCGGGAACTGTTGGAAGAG AGAAGGTGTTCGTTGGAGGCTTGGATGACAAAGCTGCTATCGGATATTGATATATCAAGAAGCGTTGCAGTGGCGTCCTTTCTTGAACTAGAGTCTGCAGCTAGGTCTT CGTTCCAAGATGCAAGCCAAAACACTTCAGACGCGAGTTCGCTTCAATCACCTTCTTATTCTACCTTACCTGCCATTGTAGGGAGTTCATCAATCACACCAGATTACGGAAGTGATACTGCTTATGAGACATCTGAGCTAGGAACACCAAGGCTAGGAAGGAATGACAGTTCTGACATTGGTCTCGAAGATCTGGTATTGGATGAAGATTTAACAAGCCCAATAGAAAAGCTTGTGAAGTATGGCATGACCAATATTGATGAGGGACTATTCATGGGACACACAATACTAGAGGAGTTGGAAGGCCTTCCTAAGCATAAAGTGAATGCTAGACATGTCAATAATGTTGTAGGGAAGGATACATATAATGGAAATGCTTCTAAATCTTCAATTCTAGCTCGTAATGGAATGGAACTTTTCTCTGAGCCAGAGCGTAGTAAAGTATTCAACCATGCTCGCAAGCTCTCAAATGAAAGTGTGGGAAGTGATGCCAGTTCTCTAAGAGGTAGTGAAATGTCCAACTCTGGTGTTCCAAACTCATCTGGTGATGGATCTCTTGACCATCTTGGAGGTGCTGAGGTTTCAAGCATTATGGAAATGCTGGGCAACACAGAGTTACAACCTTCAGGTGGCACTCAAATAGTTCTCCCATTAGATCCGCGAAACAAATTGAACAGGGTTCTCTTGACCATGCAGCGAAGACTAGTCACAGCAAAAACAGACATGGAAGATCTTATATCTAGACTCAATCAAGAAATAGCAGTGAAAGATTACCTTGCAACAAAG GTCAAGGATTTGgaagttgaacttgaaactACTAGACAGAAGAGTAAAGAGAACCTGCAGCAAGCTATTTTAACTGAGAGGGAAAGGTTTACCAAAATGCAGTGGGACATGGAGGAACTCCGGCGGAAGTCATTGGAGATGGAGTTGAAGTTGAAGTCGGAACAG GACAAGAAGTCATGTGCAGAGTCAACAAAAGATTCATCTGGTCGAGAGAAAGAGATATTGCCGCAGGAGTTGGATCCTTACAAGGAGCAGCTTGAGAATTTATCAAAGCAATATGAAGAGCTAGAAGCAAAATCTAAAGCAGATATTAAAGTTCTTGTTAAAGAAGTTAAATCCTTGCGCAATTCTCAAGCAGGACTGAAGCATGAACTTAGTAAATCACAGACGGAGAAATCTGAAGCTGAG aAGCTCCGCCAACAGGAAAAACAAATGAGCAAGCTTGCAGAGACTGCTAGAAAAAAATTGTTGCATGAATGCAACGTTCTTCATCAGCAGCTTCAAGAATGCAATATCAATTTTCCTGTTGATGATTCTTCAATTCTACCAGAGGCTTCAGAATTGTTGGATGCTTCAGACAACCGTATCAGTCTCTTACTTTCAGAG GCACAACTCTTAGCTCAAGACAGTGTAGCTACTAGTGAAGTTGACAACCTCGATGATGATACGAGGACAACAGACAATGAGTTAAGGAAGATTCTGGCAGAAATTTTTTCAGAAAATGCTAGATTACGGAAACAGGTGAACTGTCTCATACGTCGTGCTCACAAAACGGATGTCCAATCTATGAAAGACGAAGTCCCTGAAGACGAACTTCACTGA